A portion of the Stigmatella aurantiaca DW4/3-1 genome contains these proteins:
- a CDS encoding sensor histidine kinase: MHLHPLALWVALLCGTGMLPSVPPSQRLDPYVQRSWTSEEGLPQNAVIAIAQTEDGYLWAATQEGLVRFDGTSFKTFDRHNTPELKSSFITSLHVDGAGVLWIGTGGGGLTRYAEGTFRTYRTGDGLPHDIISELESDASGAVWAGTDQGLARIFHGEVTAFRPGEGLRGEIVTSLFAGEEGTLWVGTELGISVLKEGVWTAGPFAEQLPPGKVHSLLRDRAGRFWIGLHKGPLMRVEEGHVTSYGPAQGLMGERIHVLLEDRNGFLWAGTSGGLYRFSGERFEAMESVTSPVLSLFEDKEGSLWAGLDGKGLLHLRAARLQVYTTRQGLPTDNVLALHEDAQGHLWMGTYGGGVVRFQGDTRTGAWTTKQGLPSDNITTLVAAQDGTVWAGSMNRGLARIQGARILPDEATASLASDGILSLLASQDGRLWIGTLRRGLYCLEHGQLVHYGEAEGLADDTVYALKESQDGSLWVGTRGGLSHLREGQFIQDAATRALERVAIMALHEDAPGSLWVGTYSQGLHWMQGAQHFVFGTRQGLFNEVVFHILEDDAEVLWMSCNRGLFSVRKAELQAVAAGQAPRVTSTVYGKGEGLHTPEGNGGSQPGAWKARDGRLWFPTMSGAAVIDPRRIREGHNPLPPSVHVEEVWGDGSLLDTRGEIRMPPGSGRLELRYVGVSFVSPEKVTFKYRLDGFDTGWIEAGTRRSAFYTNLPPGEYRFHVKAANSHGVWSTDEASTLLVLEPHYHQTGWFRALLVLLLGSLGWGAHHLRIQKLRAHSAVLAERNRLARDMHDGLTQSLTGVMIQIDAALGYLAVAPRKTQEHLERARDWARQSLSETRRAIWDLRPSILSVSALAEDLKRSAALLTRPDQVQVEVHVAEDQPLMPDVGATLLRIGQEALTNAVRHGQPRHIWIDIQYEPPQVRLCLEDDGRGFEPSGPLCTGGGLGLTGMRERAEAHGGSLEIDSQPGQGTRLTAVVPLHPRHTGHPHEDRTHSNPSG; encoded by the coding sequence ATGCACCTCCATCCACTGGCCCTCTGGGTGGCGCTCCTATGTGGCACGGGGATGCTCCCCTCGGTTCCCCCCTCCCAACGCCTGGACCCATATGTTCAGCGCTCCTGGACCAGCGAGGAGGGCCTTCCCCAGAACGCCGTCATCGCCATCGCCCAAACGGAAGACGGTTATCTGTGGGCCGCGACCCAAGAGGGATTGGTCCGCTTCGATGGCACGTCGTTCAAAACCTTTGACCGCCACAATACGCCCGAGCTGAAGAGCAGCTTCATCACGTCCCTCCACGTGGACGGGGCCGGGGTGCTCTGGATCGGCACGGGGGGAGGTGGGCTCACCCGGTACGCCGAAGGCACCTTCCGGACCTACCGGACCGGGGATGGCCTGCCCCATGACATCATCTCCGAGCTCGAATCGGACGCCTCCGGCGCGGTCTGGGCCGGCACGGATCAGGGACTCGCACGGATCTTCCACGGCGAGGTGACCGCCTTTCGCCCCGGAGAGGGGCTCAGGGGAGAGATCGTCACGAGCCTCTTCGCGGGCGAGGAGGGCACGCTGTGGGTGGGGACCGAGCTGGGCATCTCCGTGCTGAAGGAGGGGGTGTGGACCGCCGGGCCCTTCGCGGAGCAGCTTCCTCCTGGCAAGGTGCACAGCCTGCTGAGAGACAGGGCCGGCCGCTTCTGGATCGGGCTCCACAAAGGTCCCTTGATGCGCGTGGAGGAGGGACACGTCACCTCCTATGGCCCCGCCCAGGGGCTGATGGGCGAGCGCATCCATGTGCTCCTCGAGGACAGGAATGGCTTTCTCTGGGCAGGCACCTCCGGCGGCCTCTACCGCTTCTCCGGCGAGCGCTTCGAGGCCATGGAATCCGTCACCAGCCCCGTGCTCTCGCTGTTCGAGGACAAGGAAGGCAGTCTCTGGGCCGGGCTGGATGGAAAGGGGCTCTTGCACCTGAGGGCCGCCCGGCTTCAGGTCTACACCACCCGCCAGGGCCTTCCGACGGACAACGTCCTGGCCCTGCACGAGGACGCACAGGGCCACCTGTGGATGGGCACCTACGGGGGCGGCGTGGTCCGGTTCCAGGGGGACACGCGGACGGGCGCCTGGACCACGAAGCAAGGCCTGCCCAGTGACAACATCACCACGCTCGTTGCCGCGCAGGATGGAACGGTCTGGGCCGGCTCGATGAACCGCGGGCTCGCCCGGATTCAAGGAGCACGCATCCTGCCGGATGAGGCCACGGCCTCCCTGGCCTCGGACGGCATCCTCTCGCTCCTGGCCAGCCAGGATGGGCGGCTGTGGATCGGCACGCTGCGCCGGGGCCTCTACTGCCTCGAGCACGGCCAGCTTGTCCATTATGGGGAGGCCGAAGGGCTCGCGGATGACACCGTCTATGCGCTGAAAGAGAGCCAGGACGGCAGCCTCTGGGTGGGAACCCGGGGAGGGCTCAGCCACTTGCGCGAGGGACAGTTCATCCAGGACGCGGCCACGCGCGCGCTGGAGCGGGTGGCCATCATGGCGCTCCACGAGGACGCCCCCGGCTCCCTCTGGGTGGGCACCTACTCCCAGGGCCTGCATTGGATGCAGGGAGCGCAACACTTCGTTTTCGGGACCCGGCAAGGCCTGTTCAACGAGGTCGTCTTCCACATCCTCGAAGACGACGCGGAGGTGCTCTGGATGAGCTGCAACCGAGGGCTCTTCAGCGTGCGAAAGGCGGAACTCCAGGCGGTCGCGGCAGGCCAGGCCCCTCGCGTCACCAGCACCGTGTACGGGAAGGGAGAAGGCCTGCACACACCGGAAGGCAACGGCGGGAGCCAGCCCGGCGCGTGGAAAGCCCGGGACGGCCGGCTCTGGTTTCCCACCATGAGCGGGGCGGCGGTGATCGACCCACGGCGCATCCGCGAGGGCCACAACCCGCTTCCGCCTTCCGTCCACGTCGAGGAAGTCTGGGGAGATGGGAGTCTGCTCGACACCCGTGGGGAGATCCGGATGCCCCCGGGCAGCGGCAGGCTCGAGCTGCGCTACGTGGGCGTGAGCTTCGTCTCGCCCGAGAAGGTGACCTTCAAATACCGGCTGGATGGCTTTGACACCGGATGGATCGAAGCGGGCACCCGCCGCAGTGCCTTCTATACCAACCTCCCGCCGGGCGAGTACCGCTTCCACGTCAAGGCCGCCAACAGCCATGGCGTGTGGAGCACGGACGAGGCCTCCACCCTCCTCGTCCTGGAACCGCACTATCACCAGACCGGGTGGTTCCGGGCCCTGCTCGTGCTCCTGCTCGGCTCGCTCGGCTGGGGCGCGCACCACCTGCGCATCCAGAAGCTCCGGGCCCACTCCGCGGTGCTGGCGGAGCGCAACCGGCTGGCCCGCGACATGCACGATGGCCTCACGCAAAGCCTCACCGGGGTGATGATCCAGATCGACGCGGCGCTGGGCTATCTCGCCGTGGCGCCCCGGAAGACCCAGGAGCACCTGGAGCGGGCGCGGGACTGGGCCCGGCAAAGCCTGTCGGAGACACGCCGGGCCATCTGGGACTTGCGGCCCTCCATCCTCTCGGTCTCCGCGCTCGCGGAGGACCTGAAGCGCAGCGCGGCCCTGCTCACCCGGCCCGATCAAGTCCAGGTCGAGGTTCACGTGGCCGAAGATCAGCCCCTCATGCCCGACGTGGGGGCCACGCTGCTGCGCATTGGCCAGGAGGCGCTCACCAATGCCGTGCGCCACGGCCAGCCGAGGCATATCTGGATCGACATTCAGTACGAGCCCCCCCAGGTGCGCTTGTGCCTGGAAGATGACGGCCGGGGCTTCGAGCCCTCAGGGCCGCTCTGCACGGGCGGCGGGCTGGGGCTCACCGGCATGCGCGAGCGCGCGGAGGCTCACGGGGGCTCCCTGGAGATCGACAGCCAGCCGGGACAAGGCACCCGGCTCACCGCCGTTGTTCCACTCCATCCCAGACACACCGGGCACCCGCATGAAGACCGAACCCATTCGAATCCAAGTGGTTGA
- a CDS encoding NAD(P)/FAD-dependent oxidoreductase, which yields MTISQISQASAAPLLRVPAREHFRVVLIGGGTAGITVAARLRRQGVTDMAIIEPSRKHYYQPLWTLVGAGVARAEDSERDEADFIPQGVRWIQERAEEVDPVAREVLTHSGLRVGYDFLVVAPGIQLDWDKVRGLREALQTPCVSSNYGFQLAPKTWEMIRGFQGGTALFTHPATPVKCAGAPQKIMYLAADHWRRTGLSERVKVLFGSGGKVLFGVKPFAEVLQGVVTRYGIDTRFQHNLVEVRGDRREAVFEVPRPEGGVAQVTLSYDFLHVTPPQSAPDFIQRGPLSHQQGPNKGWVKADKYTLQHPDFPEVFALGDASDLPTSRTGAAIRSQAPVLVENLLAVMRGAKPEARYGGYASCPLTTAYGKLLLAEFDYDGKPTPSFPFINTLQERRDMWWMKKHGLPRLYWGFMLRGRA from the coding sequence ATGACGATTTCTCAGATCTCTCAAGCTTCGGCCGCGCCACTCCTCCGGGTTCCCGCGCGCGAGCATTTTCGAGTCGTCCTCATTGGAGGAGGGACGGCGGGCATCACGGTGGCCGCACGGCTTCGTCGCCAGGGGGTGACGGACATGGCCATCATCGAGCCGTCCCGCAAGCATTACTACCAACCCCTGTGGACACTGGTGGGGGCGGGGGTGGCGCGGGCCGAAGACAGCGAGCGGGACGAGGCAGACTTCATCCCCCAGGGCGTCCGGTGGATCCAGGAGCGCGCCGAGGAGGTGGATCCCGTGGCCCGTGAGGTGCTCACCCACTCGGGCCTGCGCGTGGGCTATGACTTCCTCGTGGTGGCCCCGGGCATCCAGCTCGACTGGGACAAGGTGCGCGGACTGCGCGAGGCGCTCCAGACGCCCTGCGTCTCCAGCAACTACGGCTTCCAGTTGGCTCCGAAGACGTGGGAGATGATCCGGGGGTTTCAGGGAGGCACGGCCCTCTTCACGCATCCCGCCACGCCCGTGAAGTGCGCGGGTGCGCCCCAGAAGATCATGTACCTGGCGGCGGACCATTGGCGGCGCACCGGTCTGAGCGAGCGGGTGAAGGTTCTCTTTGGTTCGGGGGGCAAGGTCCTTTTCGGCGTCAAGCCGTTTGCAGAAGTGTTGCAAGGGGTGGTGACCCGGTATGGCATTGATACACGGTTTCAGCACAACTTGGTGGAGGTGCGGGGGGACCGGCGTGAAGCGGTCTTCGAGGTTCCACGCCCAGAAGGGGGCGTGGCACAGGTCACCCTCTCGTATGACTTTCTCCACGTGACGCCGCCGCAGAGCGCCCCGGACTTCATCCAGCGCGGCCCCTTGTCTCATCAGCAAGGACCCAACAAAGGCTGGGTGAAGGCGGACAAATACACCCTTCAGCACCCGGATTTCCCAGAGGTGTTCGCCCTGGGCGATGCCTCGGATCTGCCCACCTCCCGCACGGGGGCGGCCATTCGCAGCCAGGCCCCGGTCTTGGTGGAAAACCTCCTGGCCGTGATGCGAGGGGCCAAGCCTGAAGCGCGCTACGGGGGGTATGCCTCGTGCCCGCTCACCACCGCCTACGGCAAGCTGCTGCTGGCCGAGTTTGACTACGACGGCAAGCCCACGCCTTCCTTTCCCTTCATCAACACCCTCCAGGAACGCCGTGACATGTGGTGGATGAAGAAACACGGGTTGCCCCGTTTATACTGGGGTTTCATGCTGCGTGGCAGGGCATGA
- a CDS encoding sigma-54 interaction domain-containing protein, producing MNLGGEGLPAEALKQSLRALESFAGPTVLIDAQTRVLALGAQAHSLLKGRLKPGQRLAEAFEARLADTLRAALRAREELPIAALEAASPGSPRALRLRATDLTEGNRSVGWAIHLAVAPEAPDGPEELFHGLWTQEPQMRQLFRTIERAARTEASVLVRGESGTGKELTAYALHTLSSRAKGPFRAINCAALSPSLLESELFGHVRGAFTGAVRDSPGHFRLAGGGTLFLDEVAELPLELQAKLLRVLETHSVIPVGGREAISVDVRIVAATHRALRREVEQGRFRADLMYRLRVVPLFLPSLRERPGDILPLADRFLKDLNARGGRQVLRFSAPARRLLQEYPWPGNVRELRNVMEYAHVMGEGPVLSEAELPPEFHEPPATGLKPLNTGAPRRLAPSATVGLDDIRRALSQTQGNRAKAAALLGISRITLWRRLRQDPGKTG from the coding sequence ATGAACCTGGGGGGAGAAGGGCTGCCGGCAGAGGCGCTGAAACAATCCCTGCGGGCCCTGGAGTCTTTCGCCGGGCCCACCGTGCTGATCGATGCCCAAACGCGGGTGCTGGCCCTGGGGGCCCAGGCCCATTCGCTCTTGAAGGGCCGCCTGAAGCCAGGACAACGGCTCGCGGAGGCCTTCGAAGCGAGGCTCGCCGACACGCTCCGGGCAGCGCTGCGCGCCCGCGAGGAGCTGCCCATCGCCGCGCTGGAAGCCGCGAGCCCAGGTTCGCCGAGGGCCCTGCGCCTGCGCGCCACGGACCTGACGGAAGGAAACCGGAGCGTGGGGTGGGCGATTCACCTGGCCGTTGCCCCGGAAGCGCCAGACGGGCCGGAGGAACTCTTCCATGGCCTGTGGACGCAGGAGCCCCAGATGCGCCAGCTCTTCCGAACCATCGAGCGGGCCGCCCGCACGGAGGCGAGCGTCCTCGTCCGGGGAGAGAGTGGCACGGGCAAGGAGCTGACCGCATACGCCTTGCACACCCTCTCCTCCCGAGCGAAGGGCCCTTTTCGCGCCATCAACTGCGCCGCGCTCTCGCCCAGCCTTCTGGAGAGCGAGCTGTTTGGCCATGTGCGTGGAGCTTTCACGGGCGCCGTGAGGGACAGCCCCGGCCATTTTCGGCTGGCCGGGGGGGGCACCCTCTTCCTGGATGAGGTGGCCGAACTCCCGCTGGAGTTGCAAGCAAAGCTCCTCCGGGTGTTGGAGACACACTCGGTCATTCCCGTGGGAGGGCGGGAGGCCATCTCGGTGGATGTGCGCATCGTGGCCGCCACGCACCGAGCCCTGCGCCGGGAGGTGGAGCAGGGCCGCTTCCGCGCGGACCTCATGTACCGGCTGCGTGTGGTGCCCCTCTTCCTGCCCTCTTTGCGCGAACGGCCGGGAGACATCCTTCCCCTGGCCGACAGGTTCCTGAAGGATCTCAACGCGCGGGGAGGGCGCCAGGTGCTGCGCTTCTCCGCCCCGGCCCGCCGCCTGCTCCAGGAGTACCCCTGGCCCGGCAACGTGCGCGAACTGCGCAACGTCATGGAATACGCCCACGTCATGGGCGAAGGCCCTGTCCTCTCCGAAGCCGAGCTGCCCCCGGAATTCCATGAGCCGCCCGCCACCGGCCTCAAGCCCCTGAACACCGGGGCTCCGCGCAGGCTTGCCCCTTCGGCCACGGTGGGCCTCGACGACATCCGCCGCGCGCTCTCCCAGACCCAGGGCAACCGGGCCAAGGCCGCCGCGCTGCTGGGCATCAGCCGGATCACCCTCTGGCGCAGGCTGCGCCAGGACCCAGGCAAGACAGGCTGA
- a CDS encoding MBL fold metallo-hydrolase: MLFRQLFDPESSTYTYLLADPATRQAALIDPVLEQAERDLALLAELGLMLTHVLETHVHADHVTAAGRLRKQTRCRLVASAQGASCADLHVGHCDEVEVGGLKIQVLATPGHTDDSLSYRVEGRVFTGDALLVRGTGRTDFQNGDAGQLHDSITQVLFALPGETLVYPGHDYHGHLVTTIAEERRFNPRLAGKDRAAFISLMAQLRLPPPKKLATAVPANRACGLVPALPAA; encoded by the coding sequence ATGCTCTTCCGTCAACTGTTCGATCCTGAGTCATCGACTTACACCTACCTGCTGGCGGATCCCGCGACGCGGCAGGCCGCCTTGATCGACCCGGTTCTGGAGCAGGCGGAGCGGGACCTCGCCCTGCTGGCGGAGTTGGGGCTGATGTTGACGCATGTCCTGGAGACCCACGTCCACGCCGACCACGTGACGGCCGCGGGTCGGCTGCGCAAGCAGACACGCTGCCGCCTCGTGGCCAGTGCCCAGGGTGCTTCCTGCGCGGACCTGCATGTCGGTCACTGCGATGAAGTGGAGGTGGGGGGATTGAAGATCCAGGTGCTCGCCACGCCCGGCCACACCGATGACAGCCTGAGCTACCGCGTGGAGGGGCGTGTCTTCACCGGCGATGCGCTCCTGGTCCGCGGCACGGGACGCACGGACTTCCAGAACGGAGACGCAGGGCAGCTCCACGACTCCATCACCCAGGTGCTCTTCGCGCTTCCCGGCGAGACGCTCGTGTACCCCGGGCACGACTACCACGGCCATCTGGTGACGACCATCGCCGAGGAGCGGCGCTTCAACCCGCGTCTTGCGGGAAAGGATCGCGCCGCCTTCATCTCGCTGATGGCCCAGCTCCGTCTCCCTCCTCCCAAAAAGCTCGCCACCGCGGTGCCGGCCAACAGGGCCTGTGGCCTGGTTCCCGCGCTTCCAGCAGCCTGA
- a CDS encoding S8 family serine peptidase: MHKTGLKFFAGALTGLVLAGCGTESSQPEAQAPQTAQFELKRASDDRELIPGRYIVVFKQEMGRTLSVSDVQRQALSVAQQYGAKVSRTYAHALQGFSAQMDERQAEALRQDPRVAFIEQDAVVRISTDQANATWGLDRIDQSDLPLNSTYSYNLTGAGVNAYIIDTGIRLTHTDFQGRAVTGFDAVTPGGTANDCNGHGTHVAGTVGGATYGVAKGVNLHAVRVLDCGGSGTYEGVVAGVDWVTANHVKPAVANMSLGGSASDALDQAIRNSIAAGVVYAVAAGNDSGDACSKSPARTAEALTVGSTTNTDARSSFSNFGTCVDIFAPGSNITSTYNTSDTATSVLSGTSMASPHVAGVAALYLQGNPTASAATVGAALTGFATAGRVTSPGTGSPNLLLFSGFIQPGGDVTPPTVSLTSPTEGSSVQGTVELKANAADDVAVKRVEFWLNGQLLGSDDSAPYALAWDTLQSFNGTVSLVAKAFDTSFNAASSTAVSFTVQNPGFASYDSTRKAPICANVGAACDTGSLIIGRGTKGPELNAPNTIGSSCADGNSGTFHVDESLDRLRIATVDGGPLLPGKEVTISATIWAWSTFANDKLELFHTADANNPSWTHLGTLAPTKAGSQVITKTFTLPAGSLQAIRGLVRYNGTAGVSCSTGSYDDHDDLIFALGEVDAAPTAEILSPTATALVNGHVTITARATDDKKVDRVLFYVGTKYVSYKRNAGNEFSLTFDSTKFANGSYPITVRAIDSAEQSTTSQPVSVTIQN; this comes from the coding sequence GTGCACAAAACGGGTCTGAAGTTTTTCGCGGGAGCCCTGACGGGCCTTGTCCTGGCAGGCTGCGGAACCGAGTCCTCGCAACCCGAGGCGCAAGCCCCCCAGACCGCTCAGTTCGAGCTGAAGCGCGCCTCCGATGACCGGGAGCTCATTCCTGGCCGCTACATCGTCGTCTTCAAGCAAGAGATGGGGCGTACCCTGTCGGTCTCGGATGTCCAGCGTCAGGCGCTGAGCGTCGCCCAGCAGTATGGCGCGAAGGTCTCCCGCACGTACGCGCACGCGCTGCAAGGCTTCTCGGCGCAGATGGATGAGCGGCAAGCGGAGGCGCTGCGCCAGGATCCGCGCGTGGCCTTCATCGAGCAGGACGCGGTGGTGCGCATCTCCACGGACCAGGCGAACGCCACCTGGGGCCTGGATCGCATTGACCAGTCGGATCTGCCCCTCAACAGCACCTACAGCTACAACCTGACGGGCGCTGGGGTGAATGCCTATATCATCGACACGGGCATCCGCCTGACCCACACCGACTTCCAGGGCCGGGCGGTCACCGGCTTCGACGCGGTCACCCCGGGCGGCACGGCCAATGACTGCAATGGCCACGGCACGCACGTGGCGGGCACCGTGGGAGGCGCCACCTACGGCGTCGCCAAGGGCGTCAACCTGCACGCGGTGCGCGTGCTCGACTGCGGCGGCTCGGGCACCTACGAGGGCGTCGTGGCGGGCGTGGACTGGGTGACCGCCAACCACGTGAAGCCGGCGGTGGCCAACATGAGCCTGGGCGGCAGCGCCTCGGACGCGCTGGACCAGGCCATCCGCAACTCCATCGCGGCCGGCGTCGTGTATGCCGTGGCGGCGGGCAATGACAGCGGAGATGCGTGCAGCAAGTCGCCGGCGCGCACCGCCGAGGCCCTCACCGTGGGCTCCACCACCAACACCGACGCCCGGTCGTCCTTCTCCAACTTCGGCACCTGCGTGGACATCTTCGCGCCGGGCTCGAACATCACCTCCACCTACAACACGAGCGACACGGCGACCTCCGTGCTGAGCGGCACCTCCATGGCCAGCCCGCACGTGGCCGGCGTGGCGGCGCTCTACCTGCAGGGCAACCCCACGGCCTCGGCCGCGACGGTGGGCGCCGCGCTGACGGGCTTCGCCACCGCGGGCCGCGTGACGAGCCCTGGCACGGGCTCCCCCAACCTGCTGCTCTTCTCGGGCTTCATCCAGCCCGGAGGCGATGTCACGCCTCCGACGGTGTCCCTCACCTCGCCCACCGAGGGCAGCTCGGTCCAGGGCACGGTGGAGCTGAAGGCCAATGCCGCGGATGACGTGGCCGTCAAGCGGGTGGAGTTCTGGCTCAACGGCCAGCTGCTGGGCAGCGATGATTCCGCGCCGTACGCGCTGGCGTGGGACACGCTCCAGAGCTTCAACGGCACGGTCTCGTTGGTGGCCAAGGCCTTCGACACCTCCTTCAATGCCGCGAGCAGCACGGCCGTGAGCTTCACCGTGCAGAACCCGGGCTTCGCCAGCTACGACTCGACGCGCAAGGCGCCCATCTGCGCCAACGTGGGCGCCGCGTGCGACACCGGCTCGCTCATCATCGGCCGGGGCACCAAGGGCCCCGAGCTCAACGCGCCGAACACGATTGGCTCCAGCTGCGCGGATGGCAACTCCGGAACGTTCCACGTCGATGAGTCGCTGGACCGGCTGCGCATCGCCACCGTGGACGGCGGCCCGCTGCTGCCCGGCAAGGAAGTGACCATCTCGGCCACCATCTGGGCCTGGTCCACCTTCGCCAATGACAAGCTGGAGCTGTTCCACACGGCGGATGCGAACAACCCCTCGTGGACGCACCTGGGCACGCTGGCGCCGACCAAGGCCGGCAGCCAGGTCATCACCAAGACCTTCACCCTGCCCGCGGGCTCCCTGCAGGCCATCCGCGGCCTGGTCCGTTACAACGGCACCGCCGGGGTGAGCTGCTCCACGGGCAGCTACGATGACCACGACGACCTGATCTTCGCCCTGGGTGAGGTGGACGCGGCGCCCACCGCCGAGATCCTCTCGCCGACCGCCACCGCCCTGGTGAACGGCCATGTCACCATCACCGCCCGCGCGACGGACGACAAGAAGGTGGACCGGGTGCTCTTCTACGTGGGCACCAAGTACGTCTCCTACAAGCGGAACGCGGGCAATGAGTTCTCGTTGACGTTCGACTCCACGAAGTTCGCCAACGGCTCCTACCCCATCACCGTCAGGGCCATCGACTCGGCGGAGCAGTCGACCACGTCGCAGCCTGTGTCCGTGACCATCCAGAACTAG
- a CDS encoding response regulator, giving the protein MKTEPIRIQVVDDHPLIRDGLSALIRQCEDMRLVAEAADGKRAVELFREHRPDVTLMDLGLPVMDGMSALRAIRREFPDARILVLTLRQGDEDVHQAIQAGARGYLLKGATGPEILDAIRAVHRGLRHVAPEAAAMLVERVGDSPLTERERQTLEAMARGRSNKQIAQELSITEATVKAHVTQILSKLGVDDRTQAVTRALRRGLIHLD; this is encoded by the coding sequence ATGAAGACCGAACCCATTCGAATCCAAGTGGTTGATGATCACCCCCTCATCCGGGATGGCCTCTCGGCGTTGATCCGTCAATGCGAAGACATGCGGCTGGTGGCCGAAGCCGCGGACGGCAAACGCGCGGTCGAGCTGTTCCGAGAGCACCGGCCCGATGTGACCCTCATGGACCTGGGGCTGCCCGTGATGGATGGAATGAGCGCCCTGCGCGCCATCCGGCGGGAATTCCCAGATGCTCGGATTCTGGTTCTCACCTTGAGGCAAGGCGATGAGGATGTGCACCAGGCCATCCAGGCGGGCGCCAGGGGCTATCTGCTGAAAGGTGCCACCGGACCGGAGATCCTCGACGCCATCCGGGCCGTCCACCGGGGCCTCCGGCACGTGGCCCCCGAAGCGGCCGCCATGCTCGTGGAGCGGGTGGGAGACTCCCCCCTGACCGAGCGGGAACGGCAGACCTTGGAGGCCATGGCCCGCGGGCGCTCCAACAAGCAAATCGCCCAGGAGCTCTCCATCACCGAGGCCACGGTCAAAGCCCACGTCACTCAAATCCTTAGCAAGCTGGGCGTGGACGACCGGACCCAGGCGGTGACCCGCGCCTTGCGCCGGGGCCTGATTCACTTGGATTGA
- a CDS encoding rhodanese-like domain-containing protein, which produces MPSGPIHALLPSAIPPVTSIRRIDVREPAEFDGPLGHLPGAELVPLGSLPAAAASWSPHEPLLLICRSGARSMKAARWLAEQGFLQLYNLEGGMVAVREAVRAHGEAFRT; this is translated from the coding sequence ATGCCTTCTGGCCCCATTCACGCCCTGCTCCCCTCGGCGATTCCCCCGGTCACCTCCATCCGGCGCATCGACGTGCGCGAGCCCGCGGAGTTCGACGGTCCACTGGGCCACCTGCCCGGCGCCGAGTTGGTTCCGCTCGGAAGCCTTCCCGCTGCCGCCGCGTCCTGGTCCCCCCATGAGCCCCTGCTGCTCATCTGCCGCTCGGGCGCACGCTCCATGAAGGCCGCGCGGTGGCTCGCGGAGCAAGGCTTTCTCCAGCTCTACAACCTGGAAGGGGGAATGGTGGCGGTGCGCGAGGCGGTGCGCGCCCACGGAGAGGCCTTTCGCACATGA
- a CDS encoding sulfite exporter TauE/SafE family protein, which translates to MMAFLLSACLSLMAGLTLGLLGGGGSLLTVPILVYVLGMEPRGAIATSLFVVGVTSLTGMLLHARARRVQWREGLLFGAAGMAGAALGGRLGKAVPSQLLLVAFAGLMLAMAFAMLRPRQAQAEPPAPLPKHKGVAVLCHGAGVGLLTGLVGAGGGFLVVPALALLGGLSMPKAVATSLLVISLNSTAGFLSAFLAGAPVDWRLAAGMSLATVGGSWLGTSLSRKLSPEALRRSFAFFTGALGLFILVRELPTLHGLPAPAATRTAPVIARDPSGIHGLTSPPRGD; encoded by the coding sequence ATGATGGCGTTCCTGCTGAGCGCCTGCCTCTCGTTGATGGCGGGGCTCACGCTGGGCCTTCTCGGCGGCGGCGGCTCCCTCCTCACCGTGCCCATCCTGGTGTACGTGCTGGGCATGGAACCCCGGGGCGCCATCGCCACCTCCCTGTTCGTGGTGGGGGTGACGAGCCTCACGGGGATGCTCCTCCACGCGCGGGCCCGGCGGGTGCAATGGCGGGAAGGGCTGCTCTTCGGCGCGGCGGGAATGGCCGGAGCGGCGCTCGGGGGGCGGCTGGGCAAGGCCGTCCCTTCCCAACTGCTGCTCGTCGCCTTCGCGGGACTGATGCTCGCCATGGCCTTCGCCATGCTGCGTCCGCGCCAGGCGCAGGCGGAACCTCCAGCGCCGTTGCCCAAACACAAGGGTGTGGCCGTCCTGTGCCATGGCGCTGGCGTGGGCCTGCTGACGGGCCTCGTGGGCGCCGGCGGAGGCTTCCTGGTCGTCCCCGCGCTGGCACTCCTGGGCGGTCTCTCCATGCCGAAGGCCGTGGCGACGTCCCTGCTCGTCATCTCCCTCAACTCCACGGCGGGGTTCCTCAGCGCCTTCCTCGCGGGCGCTCCCGTGGATTGGCGTCTCGCCGCGGGCATGTCCCTGGCCACCGTGGGCGGTTCCTGGCTGGGAACCTCCCTGTCCCGGAAACTCTCCCCGGAAGCGTTGCGGCGAAGTTTCGCGTTCTTCACCGGGGCCCTTGGCCTCTTCATCCTTGTACGGGAACTGCCCACCCTTCACGGCCTTCCAGCTCCAGCCGCCACGAGGACGGCCCCGGTAATCGCCCGGGATCCCTCGGGGATCCATGGACTTACCTCTCCGCCACGAGGAGACTAG